The following proteins are co-located in the Candidatus Bathyarchaeota archaeon genome:
- a CDS encoding nucleotidyltransferase domain-containing protein codes for MGLYRNDYSISLHLREIARGVQVDPKAVRAQLKRLEKTNVIAGTQKGRNKEYTLNLGNYLTLYHMVLAETFASIQYLDKNFEIKKLVSETNNSMGNATLLFGSFAKGNMTEESDIDIIVLADKKPDVNAFRAVGKLINREVSVKFAT; via the coding sequence TTGGGACTTTACAGAAACGACTACAGCATCTCCTTGCACCTCAGGGAAATAGCAAGAGGGGTCCAGGTTGACCCCAAGGCCGTAAGAGCGCAGCTCAAGCGACTCGAAAAAACCAATGTCATTGCAGGCACCCAAAAAGGAAGAAACAAAGAATATACCCTCAACCTTGGCAACTACCTCACACTATACCACATGGTCCTTGCAGAAACTTTCGCATCTATCCAGTACTTGGACAAAAACTTTGAGATCAAGAAGCTTGTCAGCGAAACAAACAATAGCATGGGGAATGCCACCCTGCTTTTTGGCAGTTTTGCCAAAGGGAATATGACCGAAGAGAGCGACATAGACATCATAGTTTTGGCAGACAAAAAGCCCGACGTAAATGCTTTTCGTGCTGTCGGGAAACTGATAAACAGGGAAGTAAGCGTAAAGTTTGCCAC